From a region of the Synechococcus sp. PCC 7502 genome:
- a CDS encoding transposase, producing the protein MNSQKKSKWTTLIIIDSQAVKNTCNASIESKGFCSYKATNGIKRHLAVDTLGFPFFTYLTRANVSDDQGLIEMLTINIDYFKSKPDDITLTTILLDSGYHIEKLIQELEKIYPEIMTKIRFEISPKVSKQKQAEKGLSGFVVVPTRWVIERSNAWVERCKILVKNFERTLVNATAKLNLCFIRLMLKRIVTHEI; encoded by the coding sequence GTGAACAGTCAAAAAAAATCAAAATGGACAACTTTAATCATCATTGACTCACAAGCAGTGAAAAATACTTGTAATGCAAGTATAGAATCCAAGGGCTTCTGCTCCTACAAAGCAACTAACGGGATCAAAAGACATTTAGCCGTTGACACTCTGGGATTTCCTTTCTTTACCTATTTAACAAGAGCAAATGTATCAGATGACCAAGGACTGATTGAGATGTTAACGATTAACATTGATTACTTCAAATCGAAACCAGATGACATTACGCTAACTACGATATTGCTGGATAGTGGTTATCATATCGAGAAACTGATCCAAGAACTAGAGAAGATATATCCTGAGATTATGACTAAGATTAGGTTTGAAATTTCTCCTAAGGTATCAAAGCAAAAGCAGGCAGAAAAAGGTCTGTCTGGGTTTGTAGTTGTGCCGACAAGGTGGGTAATTGAAAGGTCAAATGCTTGGGTTGAAAGATGCAAAATCTTAGTTAAGAACTTTGAGAGAACTCTCGTTAATGCTACAGCTAAACTCAATCTTTGCTTTATTCGTTTGATGCTAAAAAGAATTGTTACTCATGAGATATGA
- a CDS encoding tubulin-like doman-containing protein — translation MADYQGITRTVCIGIGGTGEKVLTQIKKIIVDRYGSLDSLPVVSFVQIDTDDAITSKGGNSYRGKDISFRETELVKAVVSKTEAEAISNGIQEVYDDKDLKTLKPQSHIARWFPPQLVKNISAIEKGAQARRPIGRLAFTKNYEKFQQTIDAAVRRTDGHAEYLLSSEQKLKLDPGINFFIVASLCGGTGSGMFLDVAYAIRGLYSPNQVNPNIRLSGYLVISPQIYGDTPRQYANCYAALKELDYYSSEHTTFEICYTQNDNRGIVREPRPPFDFPYLISKDIADTGSTISTREKLFNITAQKITLEFSDELSPRVKSMRDNFPDYMQQWDTHPRSNCQQYMTFGLVSIHFPKERISAITQFEVGCKLTAFWLNGIGQSPDSQALVDQFLVNYNWHPNLAKKDGFVSSLENITVEGGKTFKKIIESNKAELKKSVDDCKTDSDRQALASKLNTQLNAKFRKVIHSDTEAERGEWITKLQKARLNIENQYNQNIKDFISELLNPSNFKFSIRNTRIWLEAMQTELNNYRSAIEPVSYLL, via the coding sequence ATGGCAGACTACCAAGGTATTACTCGCACCGTCTGTATTGGGATCGGCGGAACAGGCGAAAAGGTATTAACTCAGATTAAGAAAATAATCGTTGATCGCTATGGCTCTTTAGATAGCTTACCTGTGGTCAGTTTTGTCCAAATTGATACTGATGATGCCATCACTTCTAAAGGGGGTAACAGCTACAGAGGTAAAGATATAAGTTTTCGGGAAACAGAACTAGTTAAAGCCGTAGTATCTAAAACCGAAGCTGAGGCAATCTCTAATGGAATTCAAGAAGTCTATGACGATAAAGACCTGAAAACCTTGAAGCCTCAGTCTCATATTGCTAGGTGGTTCCCACCTCAATTGGTTAAAAATATTTCAGCCATTGAAAAGGGAGCGCAAGCCCGCCGACCCATTGGTAGATTAGCCTTTACTAAAAACTATGAAAAATTTCAACAAACTATCGATGCTGCCGTACGAAGAACTGATGGACACGCTGAATACCTACTTAGTAGTGAGCAAAAACTTAAACTGGATCCGGGTATAAACTTTTTTATCGTAGCTTCACTGTGCGGAGGTACAGGCAGTGGGATGTTTTTAGATGTTGCTTATGCAATTCGGGGTCTTTACAGCCCTAACCAAGTAAATCCTAATATTAGGCTTTCAGGATATTTAGTAATTAGCCCCCAAATTTACGGTGATACTCCCCGTCAGTATGCTAACTGCTACGCTGCCCTAAAGGAACTAGATTACTATTCCAGCGAACACACGACATTTGAAATTTGCTACACTCAAAATGATAATAGAGGTATTGTCCGAGAACCCCGTCCTCCTTTTGACTTTCCGTACCTTATTTCTAAGGACATAGCTGATACAGGTTCTACCATTTCAACTAGAGAAAAGTTGTTTAATATCACCGCCCAAAAGATTACTCTTGAGTTCTCTGATGAATTATCCCCTAGGGTTAAATCAATGCGGGATAATTTTCCTGACTATATGCAGCAGTGGGATACCCATCCTCGCTCTAACTGTCAGCAATATATGACCTTTGGCTTGGTCTCTATCCATTTCCCCAAGGAACGTATTAGTGCTATTACCCAATTTGAAGTTGGCTGTAAACTAACAGCATTTTGGTTAAATGGCATTGGTCAAAGTCCAGATTCGCAAGCATTAGTCGATCAGTTTTTAGTTAACTATAATTGGCATCCTAACCTTGCTAAGAAAGATGGATTTGTTAGTAGCTTGGAAAACATCACTGTAGAGGGCGGTAAAACATTCAAAAAAATTATTGAATCTAATAAAGCTGAATTAAAGAAATCTGTAGATGACTGCAAAACTGATAGCGATCGCCAAGCTTTAGCAAGTAAACTCAACACCCAACTCAATGCTAAATTCCGTAAGGTAATCCATAGCGATACGGAGGCTGAACGGGGAGAGTGGATAACTAAGCTGCAAAAAGCCAGACTAAATATCGAGAATCAATACAATCAGAATATTAAAGACTTTATCTCAGAGCTACTCAATCCCAGCAATTTCAAATTTTCCATTAGAAATACCCGTATCTGGCTTGAGGCGATGCAGACTGAGTTAAATAATTATCGCTCTGCTATAGAGCCTGTTTCATATCTATTATGA
- a CDS encoding transposase: MLNPYSSSLTDKEWEIIEPLLPKKKQTRPPTWTKRQILDGILYQLKNGCNWRDMPRDLPPFSTVYRYYKEWKDTGTFTAIMEALHATAREQSKKIKMDNFNHH, encoded by the coding sequence ATGCTAAATCCATACTCAAGTAGCCTAACAGATAAAGAATGGGAAATTATAGAACCATTGCTCCCAAAGAAAAAGCAAACTAGACCGCCAACTTGGACAAAAAGACAAATTTTAGACGGCATACTCTACCAACTCAAAAACGGTTGTAATTGGCGAGATATGCCCCGAGACTTACCACCATTCTCTACAGTGTATCGATACTACAAGGAGTGGAAAGATACAGGTACATTTACTGCGATTATGGAAGCTTTACATGCAACAGCCCGTGAACAGTCAAAAAAAATCAAAATGGACAACTTTAATCATCATTGA